In Treponema vincentii, a single window of DNA contains:
- a CDS encoding UDP-N-acetylmuramoyl-L-alanyl-D-glutamate--2,6-diaminopimelate ligase produces MCNNRYAKSILQCLFSIEPIEVHGADVTVHSLSYDSREVQTGAAFFALPGVHTDGSKFIDAAIAKGAVAVIHEKTLPLYQEHICYVQVPDVRAAMAAAAAVFFDEPSKDLVTIGVTGTEGKTSTVDFIWQLLRLAGKKAGFSSTVSFSFGDESVANPAHQTTPESITVQERLARMRDNGCEYAVVEASSHGLSPRTARLLHVHFDAGIFMNVTQEHLEFHGTFEQYRYDKANLFRSLDTHDHKKKNGMVAAFGIVNLEDPSAAYFAQATNQPVFGFSVRKNIDGAAAAVPFSNFAGGLSADNIHEGENSLTFTIHASLNGVQKTYEAAASVTGFFNVYNILASLIAIHNLTGLSFDMLVPLLNRLVPVRGRMCRVEAGQRFEVLIDYAHTPSSFQAIMPSVRDRIKAKGGRVIAVFGSGGERDTVKRPEQGRIAGEYCDTIILTDEDPRGEDPVELLEMIAAGCPNKKRGEELFIIPDRSAAVRKAFSLAQPNDAVLLLGKGHENSIIGKNGTVPYDEYTEAHNALRELQDF; encoded by the coding sequence ATGTGTAATAACCGCTATGCAAAATCAATTCTTCAATGTCTTTTTTCTATAGAGCCGATAGAAGTGCACGGGGCAGATGTTACGGTGCATTCGCTTTCGTATGATTCGCGTGAAGTACAAACGGGAGCTGCTTTTTTTGCCTTGCCCGGGGTGCATACCGATGGTTCAAAGTTTATCGATGCGGCTATTGCGAAGGGTGCCGTTGCGGTTATTCATGAAAAAACGCTTCCATTATATCAAGAGCATATTTGTTACGTTCAAGTGCCGGATGTTCGCGCTGCAATGGCCGCTGCGGCTGCCGTTTTTTTTGACGAACCTTCCAAAGACTTGGTAACGATCGGAGTAACCGGTACGGAAGGAAAAACGAGTACCGTCGATTTTATCTGGCAGCTGCTGCGGCTTGCCGGAAAAAAGGCAGGGTTTTCTTCGACCGTATCTTTTTCGTTTGGAGATGAGTCGGTCGCCAATCCGGCGCATCAGACTACCCCCGAATCGATTACGGTGCAGGAACGGCTTGCCCGTATGCGGGATAACGGCTGCGAATACGCCGTTGTGGAAGCATCTTCTCACGGGCTTTCTCCCCGAACGGCGCGGCTATTGCATGTGCATTTCGATGCAGGCATATTTATGAATGTGACGCAAGAACATTTGGAATTTCACGGTACCTTTGAACAATACCGCTACGATAAAGCGAATTTATTTCGGTCATTAGATACCCATGACCATAAGAAAAAAAACGGAATGGTTGCGGCCTTCGGTATCGTCAATCTTGAAGATCCGTCTGCCGCCTATTTTGCACAGGCAACAAATCAGCCCGTATTCGGATTTTCCGTGCGAAAAAATATCGATGGCGCTGCTGCGGCTGTTCCGTTCTCAAACTTTGCAGGCGGCTTATCGGCTGATAACATTCATGAAGGGGAGAACAGTTTAACCTTTACCATTCACGCATCGTTGAACGGTGTGCAAAAAACGTATGAGGCCGCCGCTTCGGTAACCGGCTTTTTTAATGTGTACAATATTCTTGCTTCTCTTATTGCCATTCATAATTTAACGGGACTGTCGTTTGATATGCTTGTGCCGTTGCTGAATCGGCTTGTACCGGTAAGGGGGAGAATGTGCCGTGTTGAAGCGGGACAGCGCTTTGAGGTGCTTATCGATTATGCGCATACGCCGTCATCATTCCAAGCGATTATGCCGTCTGTTCGTGACCGTATTAAAGCGAAAGGCGGCCGCGTGATTGCCGTATTCGGTTCGGGCGGAGAGCGCGATACCGTTAAGCGGCCGGAGCAGGGAAGAATTGCCGGAGAATACTGCGATACGATCATCCTCACCGATGAAGACCCCCGCGGCGAAGACCCTGTCGAGCTTTTGGAGATGATTGCCGCCGGCTGTCCTAACAAGAAGCGCGGCGAAGAACTGTTTATCATTCCCGACCGGTCGGCTGCCGTCCGTAAAGCATTTTCCCTTGCGCAACCGAATGATGCGGTATTGTTGCTTGGAAAGGGGCACGAAAATTCGATTATCGGGAAAAACGGCACCGTACCCTATGACGAGTATACCGAAGCGCACAATGCCCTGCGGGAATTGCAGGATTTTTAA
- a CDS encoding helix-turn-helix domain-containing protein gives MDTCKNTLIKTADALHLTMSEIQRFSYMLMINTDVQAFVMQNTIAQGSADIQILINAQRQLSYVKSVHPAIDSLYLYSKKSDYLVEADNAFFDIDTMYTTLFTFQDLNSRQWREYYLRPVYVNAWLPESSVVSKGMQRKLLVFEQTFPLQNTAANAGKLIILLKTSYFEGLFSALPAFTKAVFWLIDSKGRPLLIRPDEATKGTEPVQSEIQTILSTLPKSIQNADERNEPIIITQQRIRGKSYFLFAQPIRGTDTVLFVSIPQFTFVQHIVTGRFAVSAVFMICLLSYIGYTAVLLLRVPRKSSLQTSPCSFSESQPSARINDNKHAVPADVCQGKDITLMNHIAEYIEQSYANPLLNLSQMAQDFGMTENFLYYFFRTRMQKSFAQYLEDKRLEKAQALIAENTKESLSALAEHCGYANTQTFRRAFKKRYGLTPSEFKRQVFAVNPTH, from the coding sequence ATGGATACCTGTAAAAACACTTTGATTAAAACGGCCGATGCCCTTCATTTAACAATGAGTGAAATACAGCGGTTCTCTTATATGCTGATGATCAATACCGATGTACAAGCCTTTGTAATGCAGAATACGATTGCACAAGGTTCTGCCGATATACAAATACTTATCAATGCACAACGTCAGCTATCCTATGTCAAATCGGTGCATCCGGCAATCGATTCGCTGTATCTTTATTCTAAAAAAAGCGACTATTTAGTGGAAGCGGACAATGCTTTTTTTGATATAGATACCATGTATACAACTCTTTTTACATTCCAAGATTTAAACAGCAGACAATGGCGGGAATACTATCTACGACCTGTGTATGTCAATGCATGGCTGCCCGAATCCTCGGTGGTTTCTAAAGGAATGCAGAGGAAGCTTCTTGTATTTGAACAGACCTTTCCTTTGCAAAACACGGCAGCAAATGCAGGAAAGCTCATAATACTTTTAAAAACAAGCTATTTTGAAGGGCTTTTTTCCGCTCTTCCAGCTTTTACCAAAGCCGTCTTTTGGCTTATCGACAGCAAAGGTAGGCCATTGCTTATTCGTCCGGACGAGGCAACAAAAGGAACTGAACCCGTACAATCTGAAATACAAACAATACTATCGACCTTGCCAAAATCGATACAAAACGCAGACGAAAGAAACGAGCCGATAATCATTACACAACAGCGTATACGCGGCAAATCTTATTTTCTCTTTGCACAACCGATACGGGGCACCGATACTGTCCTTTTCGTAAGCATTCCGCAATTTACATTTGTTCAGCACATAGTAACCGGACGTTTTGCCGTATCCGCCGTGTTTATGATTTGTCTCTTATCTTATATCGGATATACAGCCGTATTATTGCTCCGCGTACCGCGAAAAAGTTCTTTGCAGACCTCTCCCTGCTCATTTTCGGAATCTCAACCCTCCGCACGAATAAACGACAACAAACATGCGGTGCCGGCAGATGTATGTCAAGGAAAAGATATAACCCTCATGAATCATATTGCCGAATATATAGAACAATCTTATGCAAATCCGCTTTTAAATCTTTCTCAAATGGCTCAAGATTTCGGTATGACGGAGAATTTTCTATACTATTTCTTTCGTACCAGAATGCAAAAAAGTTTTGCTCAATATTTGGAAGATAAACGGCTCGAAAAAGCTCAAGCGCTGATTGCGGAGAACACGAAAGAATCTCTTAGTGCTTTGGCCGAACACTGCGGCTATGCAAATACACAAACGTTCCGCCGTGCTTTTAAAAAGCGGTACGGACTTACACCTTCGGAATTTAAACGCCAAGTATTTGCAGTAAATCCTACACATTAA